A stretch of DNA from bacterium:
GACATCCTCGGCTACACCCGCGACCCGAAGCATCCGTCGCTGAAGTGGCCGGACGAATACTGGCCCAAAGACCCCGCGCCGCCGTCGCGCGCCGCGTGGGACCGCGGCCTCAAAGCCTACCGCGCCGACCGGCAGGCGTTCTGCGACCTGGTGATGGATCCCCGGATTGACGTGGTCGGGCCGATCGCTCACGACCCTGAGATCAACGTCGTGCACATGGCGCTCCTGACGGCCCAACACACCTCGTACCATCTCGGACAGCTGCTCGTCATCCGCCGGCTCCTCGGCGCGTGGGCGGGGTAGGCATCGACCTCGCGCGGCAAGACCCGGTGGTGGCCGGGCAGCTGCGGGTTCTCGCGGCAGACGCGCGGATCGTCTTCGTCACCGGTTTGCCGGGAACGGGGAAGAGCCTCGTCATCCGGGAGTTGGCCCGCACCGCCGCGGCGCGCGGCCGAACGGTCCACACCGTACAGTGGGACGTGGCGCGGCCCCTGTTCGAGGCGGCGCCCGCCGGCCGTCGCTACCCGCTCGACAACGGCGTGACGCATCCGGCGATCCGCCGGGCGGCCGGGTTGTGGGTCCGGGATGCCGTGGGGGGGTGGCACGCGGCCCACCCGGGCGCGGCGGACCTGCTGATCGGCGAGGTGCCGCTCGTCGGCGGCCGCTTCATCGAGCTGGCGAAGCCGGCCCCCGATCCCGCAGAGCCGGTGCTGACGGCCGCGTCGTGCCGGTTCGTGATCCCGGTGCCGTCGCACGAAGTGCGGACGGTCATGGAGCGGGAGCGCGACCGGCGGATGGCGCAGCCGGTGCACGCGCGCGAGCGCGAAGATGCTCCGAGCCACGTGTTGCGCGCGCTGTGGACCGAACTCGCCGGTGTGGCGCGGACGCTGCGGCTGTCGGAGGCGGCGGCCGGCGCGGTCTACGACCCGGCGGTGTACGAGGCGGTCTACCGGCGCGTGCTGCGCCGCCGGCACGCCGAAACACTTCCGCTGACCCGCGTCCTCGACGTCGGCGACACGTCCGCGTACGATCTGGGCGTCCCGGTGCGCGAACTCCTCCCATCGCCCGGGGACGTCGAATCCTCGATCCGCGCCGTTGAAGCCCGGTATCCCGACATGGACTGGGTCGCTAAGGAGATGACGCAGTGGTACTCAGTGCCGTGAAGGCGGCCCGACGCGATCGTCTCTCGCCGTCTCGGCCACCGGAGCGGTCATCGCCGCGTAGTGCTCGGGGTGGCGGCGCGCGAAGAAGTTCCATCGGTCCCGCGCAGCGCGCGCCTCGTCGAGATCGATCGTCGCCGCGACGAGCTCGTCCCCGATCGTAGCGGCGCGCGCCCGCATCTCTCCGAGCGGCGAGATGACGCAGCTACCGCCGATGAGTTCCAGTCCGTCTTCGATGCCCGCCTTGGCCGCGCCCACCACGAACAGATGGTTCTCGTACGCGCCGGCCCGCATGACGAGCTCGTTCAGCTCGAGGGCCCGCGGCCCCGCCGGGGTATTGTAACCGATCAGCGCGATCTCGGCCCCGCCGAGCCCGAGACAGCGGTAGGTTTCGCCGTACCGGCGGTCCTGGCAGATGGCGATCCCGACGCGCGCGTGGCCGGTCTCGGCGACCCGGTACCCGGTATCGCCGGGATCGAAGTAATACGGCTCGTAGACGCGGCCGGTGACGCCCGGCTCGACGCGGTTTGTGCCCGGGAGGTGAATCTTCCGGTACCGGATTCGCACGGCGCCACGCTCGTCGAAGAGGGCCGCGGTGTTGAACCGGCGGCTGCCGTTCCGCTCGCAGAACCCGACGTACCAGACGATCCCGCGGCGGCGCGCCTTTTCAACAAGTGGTGCCAGCGAGGCCGGCGGCACCTCGTGCGAGAAGAACCGGTCGGCGTCATCGCGGATGCGTTTTGGGAAGTACGGGCTGAGTGCCATCTCGGGGTACGCGAGGACGTGCACGCCGGCGCCGATCGCCTCGTCCATCAGCCGGTCCATCCGCGCGACGATCGTCTCGACGGGCGTCCCGTCGTTGTTCGGGCCGAGTTGGGCGGCGGCGATCGTGATTTGTCGTGCCATGCCTGGTGGTTTCTGGCCCCGCCGTGCGCGACCTTCCCCGGGGGACCGTGCCGGGATGGGCCCGCCGATCGCGCCTCGGCACGTCGACATTTCACGCCACAATGTACTATCGATACGCTAGAATCACGTCGTGGCGACGCTCCGCCAGAGATCCCACGCGGCCGATCCGGACGTCGCGGCCATCGCGGCGCTCATCGGCGACCCGGTTCGGGCCGCGATGCTGCTCGCGCTGCTCGACGGGGCCGCGCTGCCGGCCACCGAACTTGCCTGCCGCGGCGGCGCGTCGCCCCAGGCTGCGAGCGCGCACCTCCGGAAACTCGTGGACGGCCGGCTGCTGACCGTCTCGGCCGCCGGGCGGCAGCGCCGGTACCGGCTGGCCGGCCGCGAGGTCGCGCACGCGATCGAAGCCTTGCTCTCGGTCGCGCCGCCTCGATCCGTCGTCGCGCTGACCCAGAGCCTCGCGATGGACCGGCTGCGGGCCGCGCGGACCTGCTACGACCATCTGGCGGGGCGTCTCGGCGTGGCGGTCACCGACGCGCTCGTGACCCGCGGGGCGATCCATCCGGCGAACGGGGAGTTCGAGATGACCGGGCGGGGGAGAGGGCTCTTCCGCGGCCTCGGGATCGATGTCGACGCGCTGCGGCAGGCCCGTCGGGCATTCGCGAGGGCGTGCACGGACTGGACGGAACGGCGGCCGCACCTGGCGGGAAGTCTCGGCAAGGCGCTCCTCGACCAGTTCGTCGCGCACACGTGGCTGGTCCGGTCGTCCGCCGACCGGTCGGTGCGGCTCACGCCCCGCGGCGAGCGGGCGCTCGGCCGCCTTCTCGGGGTGCAGCCGTGGACCCAGTCCTCGACGCTGCCGTAGCGCACGCCGCCGAGTACCTGGCGGCAGGAGGCGCTCGCCCGGTCGGACCCACGGCGACTGTGGGTGAGCTGCGGGGCCGGCTGGCGAGACCGCTGGCTCGGTGGGGCGTGCCTGCCGAGGACGTCATCAACGACCTCGTTCGCGATGCAGACGGCGGTCTCGTCGGATCGACCACCGGTCGCTTCTTCGGCTGGGTGATCGGCGGCACGCTGCCGGTCGCGCTCGCGGCCGACTGGCTGACCTCCACGTGGGATCAGAACGCCGCGTCCAACCTGACGTCCCCGGCCGAAGCGGTGGTCGAGGAGGTCTGCGGCGGGTGGCTGCGCGAGCTTCTCGGTATCCCACCCACCGCGTCGTTCGCGTTCGTGACCGGCTGCCAGATGGCGCACACGACGGCGCTCGCGGCGGCCCGCCACCGGTTGCTGCGCGACCGCGGCTGGGATGTGGAGCAGT
This window harbors:
- a CDS encoding DinB family protein, whose protein sequence is MTDDQDLRRRLVVMLQGGKAHVTFDRAVARLAEPLRGRKPRGLPYSPWQQIEHIRICQADILGYTRDPKHPSLKWPDEYWPKDPAPPSRAAWDRGLKAYRADRQAFCDLVMDPRIDVVGPIAHDPEINVVHMALLTAQHTSYHLGQLLVIRRLLGAWAG
- a CDS encoding nitrilase-related carbon-nitrogen hydrolase; this translates as MARQITIAAAQLGPNNDGTPVETIVARMDRLMDEAIGAGVHVLAYPEMALSPYFPKRIRDDADRFFSHEVPPASLAPLVEKARRRGIVWYVGFCERNGSRRFNTAALFDERGAVRIRYRKIHLPGTNRVEPGVTGRVYEPYYFDPGDTGYRVAETGHARVGIAICQDRRYGETYRCLGLGGAEIALIGYNTPAGPRALELNELVMRAGAYENHLFVVGAAKAGIEDGLELIGGSCVISPLGEMRARAATIGDELVAATIDLDEARAARDRWNFFARRHPEHYAAMTAPVAETARDDRVGPPSRH
- a CDS encoding helix-turn-helix transcriptional regulator, coding for MATLRQRSHAADPDVAAIAALIGDPVRAAMLLALLDGAALPATELACRGGASPQAASAHLRKLVDGRLLTVSAAGRQRRYRLAGREVAHAIEALLSVAPPRSVVALTQSLAMDRLRAARTCYDHLAGRLGVAVTDALVTRGAIHPANGEFEMTGRGRGLFRGLGIDVDALRQARRAFARACTDWTERRPHLAGSLGKALLDQFVAHTWLVRSSADRSVRLTPRGERALGRLLGVQPWTQSSTLP